Proteins co-encoded in one Lysobacter solisilvae genomic window:
- a CDS encoding SixA phosphatase family protein, with amino-acid sequence MRELILLRHAHAEPAAPGQADLDRPLSAEGLAEAEAAGRWLAQNKLVPDCALCSPSRRSRETLEAVLGVIGYVDQRIEPSIYEATPGTLVALADAHNQSERLLMVGHNPGFEQLAALLHSGQTGDYRGMPPAGIAVLTVPAGAALEPGAAQLSAFWWP; translated from the coding sequence ATGCGCGAACTCATCCTGCTGCGCCACGCCCACGCCGAACCGGCCGCGCCGGGTCAGGCGGACCTCGATCGTCCGCTGTCCGCCGAAGGGCTCGCCGAGGCCGAGGCGGCAGGCCGCTGGCTCGCGCAGAACAAGCTGGTCCCGGACTGCGCACTGTGTTCGCCCTCGCGGCGCTCGCGCGAAACGCTGGAAGCCGTGCTGGGCGTGATCGGCTACGTCGACCAGCGCATCGAGCCGTCCATCTACGAGGCCACGCCCGGCACCCTGGTGGCGCTGGCCGATGCGCACAACCAGTCCGAGCGGCTGCTGATGGTCGGCCACAACCCCGGCTTCGAACAGTTGGCCGCCCTGCTGCACAGCGGCCAGACGGGCGACTACCGCGGCATGCCGCCGGCGGGCATCGCGGTGTTGACCGTGCCCGCGGGCGCGGCGCTGGAGCCGGGTGCGGCCCAGCTCAGCGCGTTCTGGTGGC
- a CDS encoding ParA family protein: MKTVLVASSKGGAGKTTLATHLAAQSALEGMRTALVDADPQASSTRWAQRRAGLDSAVLALDGTRHKGWRRQVPDDTQRVVIDAAAGAMAQDLEPFLQSVDAVLVPIVPSTIDIEATVPFLDSLARHPRVRKGELRVGLVANKLKPWTNVSQQALDLLGRWPYPVVAQLRDSQAYVVTTALGKSLFDYHSAQVRDHQSDWSSLLKWLRK; this comes from the coding sequence ATGAAGACGGTGTTGGTGGCCAGTTCCAAGGGGGGCGCGGGCAAGACCACGCTCGCGACGCACCTGGCGGCGCAGTCCGCGCTGGAGGGCATGCGGACCGCCCTCGTCGACGCCGATCCGCAGGCCTCATCCACCCGCTGGGCCCAGCGGCGCGCCGGCCTGGACAGCGCCGTGCTGGCGCTCGACGGCACCCGGCACAAGGGCTGGCGCCGGCAGGTGCCCGATGACACGCAGCGCGTGGTGATCGACGCCGCGGCCGGTGCGATGGCGCAGGACCTGGAACCCTTCCTGCAGAGCGTGGACGCCGTCCTGGTGCCGATCGTGCCTTCGACGATCGACATCGAGGCCACCGTGCCCTTCCTGGACTCGCTGGCCAGGCATCCGCGCGTGCGCAAGGGCGAGCTGCGCGTGGGCCTGGTGGCCAACAAGCTCAAGCCCTGGACCAACGTCTCCCAGCAGGCGCTGGACCTGCTCGGGCGCTGGCCGTATCCGGTCGTCGCGCAGCTGCGCGACAGCCAGGCGTACGTGGTCACCACCGCGCTGGGCAAGAGCCTGTTCGACTACCACTCCGCGCAGGTACGCGACCACCAGTCGGACTGGTCGTCGCTGCTTAAGTGGCTGCGCAAGTAA
- a CDS encoding sensor histidine kinase encodes MSHADWFGRVAHDLRNPLAPLQTAAYLLRCGDIGAEEQARMLEVVERQGVRLAAMIDELADGLRAEYGRLLGPMTETDVGTLAVLAANGNDAAPVQQPDESAPLRMRADDSRLIQMLRTLRELRLSPDEVLPAPLIVERQGATVRLERHLACPPELLAHPARLLEAPLPARLCEDGLGLQLPIAAAIAQAHGGRLDVAEQDGMLVLTAQLPLEA; translated from the coding sequence GTGAGCCACGCCGACTGGTTCGGGCGTGTCGCCCACGACCTGCGCAATCCGCTGGCGCCGCTGCAGACCGCGGCGTACCTGCTGCGCTGCGGCGACATCGGCGCTGAGGAACAGGCCCGCATGCTGGAGGTGGTCGAGCGCCAGGGCGTCCGCCTGGCGGCGATGATCGATGAACTCGCCGACGGGCTGCGCGCCGAGTACGGCCGCCTGCTGGGACCGATGACCGAGACGGACGTGGGAACGCTGGCCGTGCTGGCCGCCAACGGCAACGACGCCGCGCCGGTGCAGCAGCCCGACGAGAGCGCGCCGCTGCGCATGCGCGCCGACGATTCGCGGCTGATCCAGATGCTGCGCACCCTGCGCGAACTGCGCCTGAGCCCGGACGAGGTCCTGCCCGCGCCGCTGATCGTCGAGCGCCAGGGCGCGACCGTGCGGCTGGAGCGCCACCTGGCGTGCCCGCCCGAACTGCTGGCCCATCCCGCGCGCCTGCTGGAAGCCCCGCTGCCGGCACGGCTGTGCGAGGACGGCCTGGGCCTGCAGCTGCCCATCGCCGCTGCGATCGCCCAGGCCCACGGCGGCCGGCTGGACGTGGCCGAGCAGGACGGGATGCTGGTGCTGACGGCGCAGCTGCCGCTGGAAGCTTGA
- a CDS encoding response regulator: MPNSTRDPEPTPPGVGDAPVNVLLVDDQPGRLLTYRAILEPLGERLVDASSGTEALKRLMEDEFAVILLDVNMPGMDGFETASLIHQHPRFEKTPIIFVTAVNVTDMDRLRGYKLGAVDYVLVPVIPEILRSKVEVLSELFRKRRELQHVNAELAAYNQSLVAERSRELEQFNESLRQANTELAARNAELRVEVAQRAKAEQRLRDADARKDEFLATLAHELRNPLAPLQNALAIRRLAQEGGVDGLQELMERQLALLVRMLDDLLDVARVTRGKMLLRRCVVLLDEVVRNAIDTAQPLLSQFGHELSVHLPEQPVTLYADPARLAQVFANLLNNAAKYSEPGKPITLEVKWQPPGEVSVQVIDQGIGLSPQDAQTVFDPFRQLDTAVDRTHGGLGIGLTLVQRLVSLHGGRVAVASGGPGQGATFTVVLPCGDGLVLPEPPAPDAGAEPASAPVRVLVVDDNRDAADTLATLIRILGHDVSQLYDPYAVEQEVDRFAPDLVFLDVGMPGRSGFDVARALRERPGGDALSLVAVTGWGQPEDRRRSMEAGFDEHLVKPPELDAVRRLCRRQEPLPHPNDPTYEESP; this comes from the coding sequence ATGCCGAACAGTACCCGCGACCCCGAGCCGACGCCGCCAGGCGTCGGCGATGCGCCGGTCAACGTACTGCTGGTCGACGACCAGCCGGGCCGGCTGCTGACCTATCGCGCCATCCTGGAGCCGCTGGGCGAACGCCTCGTGGACGCCTCCTCGGGCACGGAGGCGCTCAAGCGGCTGATGGAGGACGAGTTTGCGGTCATCCTGCTCGACGTCAACATGCCGGGCATGGACGGTTTCGAGACGGCGAGCCTGATCCACCAGCACCCGCGGTTCGAGAAGACCCCGATCATCTTCGTGACCGCCGTCAACGTCACCGACATGGACCGCCTGCGCGGCTACAAGCTCGGCGCCGTCGACTACGTGCTGGTGCCGGTGATCCCCGAGATCCTGCGCAGCAAGGTCGAAGTGCTGTCCGAACTGTTCCGCAAGCGGCGCGAGCTGCAGCACGTGAACGCCGAACTGGCCGCGTACAACCAGTCGCTGGTGGCCGAGCGTTCGCGCGAGCTGGAGCAGTTCAACGAGTCGCTGCGCCAGGCCAACACCGAGCTGGCCGCGCGAAACGCCGAACTGCGGGTGGAAGTCGCCCAGCGCGCCAAGGCCGAACAGCGCCTGCGCGACGCCGACGCACGCAAGGATGAATTCCTGGCCACCCTGGCGCACGAACTGCGCAACCCGCTGGCGCCGCTGCAGAACGCACTGGCGATCCGGCGGCTGGCGCAGGAAGGCGGCGTGGATGGCCTGCAGGAACTGATGGAGCGCCAGCTCGCGCTGCTGGTGCGCATGCTCGACGACCTGCTCGACGTCGCCCGCGTGACGCGCGGCAAGATGCTGCTGCGCCGCTGCGTGGTGCTGCTGGACGAAGTGGTGCGCAACGCGATCGACACCGCGCAGCCCCTGTTGAGCCAGTTCGGCCACGAGCTGAGCGTGCACCTGCCCGAACAGCCGGTGACGCTCTACGCCGACCCCGCGCGCCTGGCGCAGGTGTTCGCCAACCTGCTCAACAACGCGGCCAAGTACTCCGAGCCCGGCAAGCCCATCACCCTGGAAGTGAAGTGGCAGCCCCCCGGCGAGGTCAGCGTGCAGGTCATCGACCAGGGCATCGGCCTGTCGCCGCAAGACGCCCAGACCGTGTTCGATCCGTTCCGCCAGCTCGATACCGCGGTCGATCGCACCCACGGCGGCCTGGGCATCGGGCTCACCCTGGTGCAGCGGCTGGTGTCGTTGCACGGCGGCCGCGTCGCGGTCGCCAGCGGCGGGCCGGGGCAGGGCGCGACCTTCACCGTGGTGCTGCCGTGCGGCGACGGTCTGGTGCTGCCCGAGCCGCCCGCGCCGGACGCCGGCGCCGAGCCGGCGAGCGCACCGGTGCGCGTGCTGGTGGTGGACGACAACCGCGACGCCGCCGACACCCTGGCCACGCTGATCCGCATCCTCGGCCACGACGTCAGCCAGCTCTACGACCCGTACGCCGTCGAGCAGGAAGTGGACCGTTTCGCGCCCGACCTGGTGTTCCTCGACGTCGGCATGCCCGGGCGCAGCGGGTTCGACGTGGCCCGCGCACTACGCGAACGGCCGGGCGGCGACGCCCTGTCGCTGGTGGCGGTGACCGGCTGGGGCCAGCCGGAGGACCGGCGACGCAGCATGGAGGCCGGCTTTGACGAACACCTCGTCAAGCCGCCGGAACTGGACGCCGTGCGCCGCCTGTGCCGACGCCAGGAACCGCTCCCACATCCAAACGACCCGACTTACGAGGAATCGCCGTGA
- a CDS encoding HAMP domain-containing protein, whose product MTIETKRRAKPPRQQEDANDPLLALLTAMQGVRAGDFSVSLPVHWSGVEGKLAEAFNALVASNRRLAEDLQRVGVKVGREGQTRQRLTPANRQGAWAGMERSVNDLIDDLIRPVETMTEAMAGVAKGDLTRTVPLEADGRPLQGEFLRSATIVNRMIDQMGEFSSEVTRVALEVGTAGKLGGQAKVKGVSGVWKDLTDSVNQMASNLTAQVRNISEVTIAVANGDLSRKITVDVRGEILQLKEAINTMVDQLRGFASEVTRVAREVGTEGRLGGQAIVPGVAGTWKDLTDSVNAMASNLTSQVRNIAEVTTAVARGDLSRKITVDVRGEILELKNTINTMVDQLNGFAAEVTRVAREVGTEGKLGGEAQVPDVAGTWKDLTDHVNSMASNLTSQVRNIAEVTTAVAKGDLSRKITVDVRGEILELKDTINTMVDQLNGFAAEVTRVAREVGTEGRLGGQAVVPGIAGTWKDLTDSVNAMASNLTSQVRNIAEVTTAVARGDLSRKITVDVRGEILELKNTINTMVDQLNGFAAEVTRVAREVGTEGKLGGQAAVPGVAGTWKDLTDNVNSMASNLTAQVRNIAEVTTAVAKGDLSRKIAVDVKGEILQLKETINTMVDQLNGFAAEVTRVAREVGTEGKLGGQAQVPGVAGTWKDLTDNVNSMASNLTTQVRNIAEVATAVAKGDLSRKIAVGAEGEILQLKDTLNTMVDQLNGFAAEVTRVAREVGTEGKLGGQARVPGVAGTWKDLTDSVNQMASNLTTQVRGIAKVVTAVANGDLHQKLTVEAKGEIAELADTINAMTNTLAIFADQVTTVAREVGVEGRLGGQANVPGTAGIWKDLTANVNQLAANLTNQVRAIAEVATSVTQGDLTRSITVNVRGEVADLKDNINAMIGTLRATTESNREQDWLKTNLAKFSGMMQGQRDLITLGHMLLSELAPLVNAQQGVIYVVETSEVGGRPLLRQLAGYADSREVDDERTLQFGEGLIGQCAAQGRIILLDQVVPGSVQISSGLFNAVPRNVIVLPVLFEDQVKAVIELASLGEFTPSQRAFLEQLSRSIGLVLNTIEASMRTERLLSQSQQLAAELTSQQKELQQTNEEIALKATLLAEQNSEVERKNLQIEHARRALEEKAAELALTSRYKSEFLANMSHELRTPLNSILILGQQLAENPDANLSGRQVEFAKTIHAAGTDLLHLISDILDLSKIESGTVTVDSEEISFEHLRENMLRGFHHEAERRALDFVVDINPGLGEALTTDPKRLQQILKNLLSNALKFTDQGAVRLKMGLAHDGWTPGHTILDESPNVVFFEVSDTGIGISPEKQKIVFEAFQQADAGTSRKYGGTGLGLAISREIAGLLGGELKLHSSVGKGSVFTLYLPLRYTGPDSAHAARAASVPAAVAALSPERQAPVPEQIEDDRDLVVPGDPIMLVIEDDPRYAAVLRDLARSRGFRVLVANRGSDALRLVREFKPTAISLDIFLPDMLGWTVLARLKQDSATRHIPVQIITVEEERHQSIERGAFAYLAKPASSESISEALQRIKDYTVPRVKRLLVIEDDARERMSIEELIRHDDVAIDTVASGAEALQLLREGAYDCAVLDLRLPDMSGFDLLEQVKDDPRLQSVPIVVFTGKELTAEENQRLKKAARSVVIKGVESPERLLDETALFLHRVIADLPPAKQKMVQRLHESDDAIKAKRVLVVDDDVRNIFALSSVLERHGMDVVTAGTGQEAIEKVASDPAIDLVLMDIMMPGMDGYDTMRAIREQPDSRSLPIVALTAKAMKGDREKCLEAGASDYLAKPVVTDQLLGMLRQWLHR is encoded by the coding sequence GTGACTATCGAAACAAAGCGGCGGGCCAAGCCCCCGCGCCAGCAGGAAGACGCCAACGACCCGTTGCTCGCCCTGCTGACGGCAATGCAGGGCGTGCGGGCGGGCGATTTTTCCGTCTCGCTGCCGGTCCACTGGTCCGGCGTGGAGGGCAAGCTGGCTGAAGCGTTCAACGCGCTGGTGGCCTCCAACCGCCGCCTGGCCGAAGACCTGCAGCGGGTGGGCGTCAAGGTCGGCCGCGAAGGCCAGACCCGCCAGCGCCTGACCCCCGCCAACCGCCAGGGCGCGTGGGCGGGCATGGAGCGTTCGGTCAACGACCTGATCGACGACCTGATCCGTCCCGTGGAGACGATGACCGAGGCGATGGCCGGCGTGGCCAAGGGCGACCTGACCCGCACCGTGCCACTGGAAGCCGACGGGCGTCCCCTGCAGGGCGAGTTCCTGCGCTCGGCGACGATCGTGAACCGCATGATCGACCAGATGGGCGAGTTCTCCTCCGAGGTCACCCGCGTCGCGCTGGAGGTCGGCACGGCCGGCAAGCTGGGCGGCCAGGCCAAGGTCAAGGGCGTGTCGGGCGTGTGGAAGGACCTGACCGACTCGGTCAACCAGATGGCCTCCAACCTCACCGCGCAGGTGCGCAACATCTCGGAAGTGACCATCGCCGTGGCCAACGGCGACCTTTCGCGCAAGATTACCGTGGACGTGCGCGGCGAGATCCTGCAGCTGAAGGAAGCCATCAACACGATGGTGGACCAGCTGCGCGGCTTCGCCTCGGAAGTGACCCGCGTGGCCCGCGAGGTGGGCACCGAAGGGCGGCTGGGCGGCCAGGCGATCGTGCCCGGCGTGGCCGGTACCTGGAAGGACCTGACCGACTCGGTCAACGCGATGGCCTCCAACCTCACCAGCCAGGTGCGCAACATCGCCGAGGTGACCACGGCGGTGGCGCGCGGCGACCTGTCGCGCAAGATCACCGTGGACGTGCGCGGCGAGATCCTGGAACTCAAGAACACCATCAACACGATGGTCGACCAGCTCAACGGCTTCGCGGCGGAAGTCACGCGCGTGGCACGCGAGGTGGGTACCGAAGGCAAGCTCGGCGGCGAGGCGCAGGTGCCCGACGTCGCCGGCACGTGGAAGGACCTGACCGACCACGTCAACTCGATGGCGTCCAACCTCACCAGCCAGGTGCGCAACATCGCCGAGGTGACCACGGCGGTGGCCAAGGGCGACCTGTCGCGCAAGATCACCGTGGACGTGCGCGGCGAGATCCTCGAACTCAAGGACACCATCAACACGATGGTGGACCAGCTCAACGGCTTCGCGGCGGAAGTGACCCGCGTGGCGCGCGAGGTCGGCACCGAAGGGCGCCTGGGCGGCCAGGCCGTGGTGCCCGGCATCGCCGGTACCTGGAAGGACCTGACCGACTCGGTCAACGCGATGGCGTCCAACCTCACCAGCCAGGTGCGCAACATCGCCGAGGTGACCACGGCCGTGGCGCGCGGCGACCTGTCGCGCAAGATCACCGTGGACGTCCGTGGCGAGATCCTGGAGCTGAAGAACACCATCAACACGATGGTCGACCAGCTCAACGGCTTCGCGGCGGAGGTGACGCGTGTGGCGCGCGAGGTGGGCACCGAGGGCAAGCTGGGCGGCCAGGCCGCCGTGCCGGGCGTGGCCGGCACCTGGAAGGACCTCACCGACAACGTCAACTCGATGGCGTCCAACCTGACCGCGCAGGTGCGCAACATCGCCGAGGTGACCACGGCGGTGGCCAAGGGCGACCTGTCGCGCAAGATCGCGGTGGACGTCAAGGGCGAGATCCTGCAGCTGAAGGAAACCATCAACACGATGGTCGACCAGCTCAACGGCTTCGCGGCGGAAGTCACCCGCGTGGCGCGCGAGGTCGGCACCGAGGGCAAGCTGGGCGGCCAGGCGCAGGTGCCCGGCGTGGCCGGTACGTGGAAGGACCTGACCGACAACGTCAACTCGATGGCGTCCAACCTCACCACCCAGGTGCGCAACATCGCCGAGGTGGCCACCGCGGTGGCCAAGGGCGACCTGTCGCGCAAGATCGCCGTCGGCGCCGAGGGCGAGATCCTGCAGCTCAAGGACACCCTCAACACGATGGTGGACCAGCTCAACGGCTTCGCGGCGGAAGTGACCCGCGTGGCGCGCGAGGTGGGCACCGAGGGCAAGCTGGGCGGCCAGGCGCGCGTGCCCGGCGTGGCCGGCACCTGGAAGGACCTGACCGACTCGGTCAACCAGATGGCCTCCAACCTCACCACCCAGGTGCGCGGCATCGCCAAGGTGGTGACCGCGGTGGCCAACGGCGACCTGCACCAGAAGCTGACCGTGGAGGCCAAGGGCGAAATCGCCGAACTGGCCGACACCATCAACGCGATGACCAACACGCTGGCGATCTTCGCCGACCAGGTGACCACCGTGGCCCGCGAGGTGGGCGTGGAAGGCCGGCTGGGTGGCCAGGCCAACGTGCCGGGCACCGCCGGCATCTGGAAGGACCTCACCGCCAACGTGAACCAGCTGGCGGCGAACCTGACCAACCAGGTGCGCGCGATCGCCGAGGTGGCCACCTCGGTGACCCAGGGCGACCTGACGCGCAGCATCACGGTGAACGTGCGCGGCGAGGTGGCCGACCTCAAGGACAACATCAACGCGATGATCGGCACCCTGCGTGCCACCACCGAGTCCAACCGCGAGCAGGACTGGCTCAAGACCAACCTGGCCAAGTTCAGCGGCATGATGCAGGGCCAGCGCGACCTGATCACGCTAGGCCACATGCTGCTGTCGGAACTGGCGCCGCTGGTGAACGCCCAGCAGGGCGTGATCTACGTGGTGGAGACCAGCGAGGTGGGCGGACGCCCGCTGCTGCGGCAGCTGGCCGGCTACGCCGATTCGCGCGAGGTGGACGACGAGCGCACGCTGCAGTTCGGCGAGGGCCTGATCGGCCAGTGCGCCGCGCAGGGCCGCATCATCCTGCTCGACCAGGTCGTGCCCGGCTCGGTGCAGATCTCCTCGGGCCTGTTCAATGCCGTGCCGCGCAACGTGATCGTGCTGCCGGTGCTGTTCGAGGACCAGGTCAAGGCGGTGATCGAACTGGCCTCGCTGGGTGAGTTCACGCCCAGCCAGCGCGCCTTCCTGGAACAGCTGTCGCGCTCCATCGGCCTGGTGCTCAACACCATCGAGGCCTCGATGCGCACCGAACGCCTGCTGTCGCAGTCGCAGCAGCTGGCGGCCGAGCTGACCTCGCAGCAGAAGGAGCTGCAGCAGACCAACGAGGAGATCGCGCTCAAGGCGACCCTGCTGGCCGAGCAGAACAGCGAGGTGGAACGCAAGAACCTGCAGATCGAGCACGCGCGCCGCGCGCTGGAGGAAAAGGCCGCGGAGCTGGCGCTCACCTCGCGCTACAAGTCCGAGTTCCTGGCCAACATGTCGCACGAGCTGCGCACGCCGCTCAACTCGATCCTGATCCTGGGCCAGCAGCTGGCCGAGAACCCCGACGCCAACCTCAGCGGCCGCCAGGTCGAGTTCGCCAAGACCATCCACGCCGCCGGCACCGACCTGCTGCACCTGATCAGCGACATCCTGGACCTGTCCAAGATCGAGTCGGGCACGGTCACCGTCGACAGCGAGGAGATCTCCTTCGAGCACCTGCGCGAGAACATGCTGCGCGGCTTCCACCACGAGGCCGAGCGTCGCGCGCTGGACTTCGTGGTCGACATCAACCCCGGCCTGGGCGAGGCGCTCACCACCGACCCCAAGCGCCTGCAGCAGATCCTCAAGAACCTGCTGTCCAACGCGCTCAAGTTCACCGACCAGGGCGCGGTGCGCCTGAAGATGGGGCTGGCGCACGACGGCTGGACGCCGGGCCACACCATCCTGGACGAGTCGCCCAACGTGGTGTTCTTCGAGGTCAGCGACACGGGCATCGGCATCTCCCCGGAGAAGCAGAAGATCGTGTTCGAGGCCTTCCAGCAGGCCGATGCGGGCACCTCGCGCAAGTACGGCGGCACCGGCCTGGGGCTGGCCATCAGCCGCGAGATCGCGGGCCTGCTCGGCGGCGAACTCAAGCTGCACAGCAGCGTCGGCAAGGGCAGCGTCTTCACCCTGTACCTGCCGCTGCGCTACACCGGTCCGGACAGCGCCCACGCCGCGCGCGCGGCCAGCGTGCCGGCGGCCGTCGCGGCCCTGTCGCCGGAGCGCCAGGCCCCGGTGCCGGAGCAGATCGAGGACGATCGCGACCTGGTGGTGCCCGGCGATCCGATCATGCTGGTGATCGAGGACGACCCGCGCTACGCGGCCGTGCTGCGCGACCTGGCCCGCTCGCGCGGTTTCCGCGTGCTGGTGGCCAACCGCGGCAGCGACGCGCTGCGGCTGGTGCGCGAGTTCAAGCCCACGGCCATCTCGCTGGACATCTTCCTGCCCGACATGCTCGGCTGGACGGTGCTGGCGCGGCTCAAGCAGGACTCCGCCACCCGCCACATCCCGGTGCAGATCATCACCGTCGAGGAAGAGCGCCACCAGAGCATCGAGCGCGGCGCCTTCGCCTACCTGGCCAAGCCGGCCAGCAGCGAATCGATCAGCGAGGCGCTGCAGCGCATCAAGGACTACACCGTGCCGCGGGTGAAGCGCCTGCTCGTCATCGAGGACGACGCCCGCGAACGCATGAGCATCGAGGAACTGATCCGCCACGACGACGTCGCGATCGACACCGTCGCCTCCGGCGCCGAGGCGCTGCAGCTGCTGCGCGAGGGCGCGTACGACTGCGCGGTGCTCGACCTGCGCCTGCCCGACATGAGCGGCTTCGACCTGCTCGAGCAGGTCAAGGACGACCCGCGCCTGCAGTCGGTGCCGATCGTGGTGTTCACCGGCAAGGAGCTGACCGCCGAGGAGAACCAGCGCCTGAAGAAAGCCGCGCGCAGCGTGGTGATCAAGGGCGTCGAATCGCCGGAGCGGCTGCTCGACGAGACCGCGCTGTTCCTGCACCGCGTGATCGCCGACCTGCCGCCGGCCAAGCAGAAGATGGTCCAGCGCCTGCATGAGTCCGACGACGCGATCAAGGCCAAGCGCGTGCTGGTGGTGGACGATGACGTGCGCAACATCTTCGCCCTGTCCAGCGTGCTCGAGCGCCACGGCATGGACGTGGTCACCGCCGGCACCGGCCAGGAGGCGATCGAGAAGGTCGCCTCCGACCCGGCCATCGACCTGGTGCTCATGGACATCATGATGCCGGGCATGGATGGCTACGACACGATGCGCGCGATCCGCGAGCAGCCCGATTCGCGTTCCCTGCCGATCGTGGCGCTCACCGCCAAGGCGATGAAGGGCGACCGCGAGAAATGCCTGGAGGCCGGCGCCTCCGACTATCTCGCCAAGCCCGTCGTCACCGACCAACTGCTGGGAATGCTGCGCCAATGGCTGCATCGCTGA
- a CDS encoding AEC family transporter — protein sequence MAVDAFALILAMLALGYAFQRLRVLPDHAAQTLNLVVLYVCLPAAVLRYAPRLELEPALLGIVAVPWLLLGATLVLVPLLARLLRLRDEERAVLLLTVALGNTSFLGYPLTRALVGEHALPYAVVYDQFGAFLILSTFGLWVLARYGGDARPTPRQMLMRVLKFPPLWALLLGFTVMPADPPGWIDGGLQRLAEALLPLAMLAIGLSVRLTLPREELVPLAAGLGLKLAVMPALAVLLVSWLGLAGDVARTTVLESAMPPMVTAGALAIAHRLAPRLAAAMVGYGLLLSLLSLPLWARWSA from the coding sequence ATGGCCGTCGACGCCTTCGCCCTCATCCTGGCGATGCTCGCGCTGGGCTACGCCTTCCAGCGCCTGCGCGTGCTGCCGGACCACGCCGCGCAGACCCTCAACCTGGTCGTGCTGTACGTCTGCCTGCCCGCGGCGGTGCTGCGGTATGCGCCGCGGCTGGAGCTGGAGCCGGCCCTGCTGGGCATCGTCGCGGTGCCGTGGCTGCTGCTGGGCGCCACGCTGGTGCTGGTGCCGCTGCTCGCGCGCCTGCTGCGGCTGCGCGACGAGGAACGCGCGGTGCTGCTGCTCACCGTGGCGCTGGGCAATACCAGCTTCCTGGGGTACCCGCTCACGCGCGCGCTGGTCGGCGAGCACGCGCTGCCGTACGCGGTGGTGTACGACCAGTTCGGCGCATTCCTGATCCTGTCGACGTTCGGCCTGTGGGTGCTGGCGCGCTACGGCGGCGACGCCCGGCCGACACCCCGGCAGATGCTGATGCGGGTGCTGAAGTTTCCGCCCCTGTGGGCGCTGCTGCTGGGTTTCACCGTCATGCCCGCCGATCCGCCGGGCTGGATCGACGGCGGCCTGCAGCGGCTGGCCGAAGCGCTGCTGCCGCTGGCGATGCTGGCGATCGGCCTGTCGGTGCGCCTGACGCTGCCGCGTGAGGAACTGGTGCCGCTGGCGGCCGGGCTGGGCCTGAAGCTGGCGGTCATGCCCGCGCTGGCGGTGCTGCTGGTGTCCTGGCTCGGGTTGGCCGGCGACGTGGCGCGGACCACCGTGCTGGAGTCGGCGATGCCGCCGATGGTGACCGCCGGGGCGCTGGCGATCGCCCACCGGCTGGCACCGCGGCTGGCCGCCGCCATGGTCGGCTACGGGCTGCTACTGTCCCTGTTGAGCCTGCCCCTGTGGGCGCGGTGGTCCGCCTGA